A window from Plectropomus leopardus isolate mb chromosome 3, YSFRI_Pleo_2.0, whole genome shotgun sequence encodes these proteins:
- the hmg20b gene encoding SWI/SNF-related matrix-associated actin-dependent regulator of chromatin subfamily E member 1-related isoform X1, with translation MGGIKQEQSEASQQPKASHSADQPQDEPKKRGWPKGKKRKKVLPNGPKAPVTGYVRFLNERREHMRARYPDLPFPEITKRLGAEWTRLAPNDKQRYLDEAEREKMQYAQELKEYQQTEAYQITSAKIQDKRIKKEDAPSVIISTSSESSLSKASDLSRFDIPIFTEEFLDQNKAREAELRRLRKANIEFEEQNAVLQRHIKDMYNAKERLEAELGLDEKRTQALHQHLLAIKHTLVNSLSSVPLPGTGETASHGNLDSYLSRLSGVLEGNPHKHRALLSQLCEVLSHLDSEKL, from the exons ATGGGAGGGATCAAACAAGAGCAGAGTGAAGCATCACAGCAGCCCAAAGCTTCACATTCAGCAGATCAGCCACAGGACGAG CCAAAGAAGCGAGGCTGGccaaagggaaagaaaagaaagaaggtgCTACCAAATGGCCCCAAGGCACCAGTAACAGGTTACGTCCGCTTCCTGAATGAACGCCGAGAACATATGCGGGCCAGATACCCTGACTTACCTTTCCCAGAAATCACCAAGAGACTTGGAGCAGAGTGGACACGATTAGCCCCGAATGACAAACag CGCTACCTGGACGAAGCAGAGCGGGAGAAAATGCAGTATGCCCAGGAACTGAAGGAGTATCAGCAGACTGAGGCTTATCAGATCACCAGTGCCAAGATACAGGACAAGAGGatcaaaaaag AAGACGCTCCATCCGTCATCATCAGCACAAGTTCAGAGTCATCTTTATCAAAG GCGTCTGACCTCAGCAGATTCGACATCCCTATCTTCACAGAGGAGTTCCTCGATCAAAACAAAG CTCGAGAGGCTGAGTTGCGACGGCTCCGTAAGGCCAACATTGAGTTTGAGGAGCAGAATGCAGTGCTCCAGAGGCACATTAAGGACATGTACAACGCTAAAGAGCGCCTGGAGGCTGAACTGGGGCTGGACGAGAAGCGTACCCAGGCTCTTCACCAACACTTGCTCGCCATCAAACACACATTGGTCAACAGTCTGTCTTCAGTCCCCCTGCCAG GTACAGGTGAGACAGCGTCTCATGGGAACCTTGACTCATACCTGAGCCGTCTCAGTGGAGTACTGGAAGGAAACCCTCACAAGCATCGTGCACTGCTCTCACAGCTTTGCGAAGTCCTCTCTCATCTGGACAG TGAGAAGTTATGA
- the hmg20b gene encoding SWI/SNF-related matrix-associated actin-dependent regulator of chromatin subfamily E member 1-related isoform X2, with protein MGGIKQEQSEASQQPKASHSADQPQDEPKKRGWPKGKKRKKVLPNGPKAPVTGYVRFLNERREHMRARYPDLPFPEITKRLGAEWTRLAPNDKQRYLDEAEREKMQYAQELKEYQQTEAYQITSAKIQDKRIKKDAPSVIISTSSESSLSKASDLSRFDIPIFTEEFLDQNKAREAELRRLRKANIEFEEQNAVLQRHIKDMYNAKERLEAELGLDEKRTQALHQHLLAIKHTLVNSLSSVPLPGTGETASHGNLDSYLSRLSGVLEGNPHKHRALLSQLCEVLSHLDSEKL; from the exons ATGGGAGGGATCAAACAAGAGCAGAGTGAAGCATCACAGCAGCCCAAAGCTTCACATTCAGCAGATCAGCCACAGGACGAG CCAAAGAAGCGAGGCTGGccaaagggaaagaaaagaaagaaggtgCTACCAAATGGCCCCAAGGCACCAGTAACAGGTTACGTCCGCTTCCTGAATGAACGCCGAGAACATATGCGGGCCAGATACCCTGACTTACCTTTCCCAGAAATCACCAAGAGACTTGGAGCAGAGTGGACACGATTAGCCCCGAATGACAAACag CGCTACCTGGACGAAGCAGAGCGGGAGAAAATGCAGTATGCCCAGGAACTGAAGGAGTATCAGCAGACTGAGGCTTATCAGATCACCAGTGCCAAGATACAGGACAAGAGGatcaaaaaag ACGCTCCATCCGTCATCATCAGCACAAGTTCAGAGTCATCTTTATCAAAG GCGTCTGACCTCAGCAGATTCGACATCCCTATCTTCACAGAGGAGTTCCTCGATCAAAACAAAG CTCGAGAGGCTGAGTTGCGACGGCTCCGTAAGGCCAACATTGAGTTTGAGGAGCAGAATGCAGTGCTCCAGAGGCACATTAAGGACATGTACAACGCTAAAGAGCGCCTGGAGGCTGAACTGGGGCTGGACGAGAAGCGTACCCAGGCTCTTCACCAACACTTGCTCGCCATCAAACACACATTGGTCAACAGTCTGTCTTCAGTCCCCCTGCCAG GTACAGGTGAGACAGCGTCTCATGGGAACCTTGACTCATACCTGAGCCGTCTCAGTGGAGTACTGGAAGGAAACCCTCACAAGCATCGTGCACTGCTCTCACAGCTTTGCGAAGTCCTCTCTCATCTGGACAG TGAGAAGTTATGA
- the LOC121939042 gene encoding elongation factor 2, which produces MVNFTIDQIRAIMDKKANIRNMSVIAHVDHGKSTLTDSLVSKAGIIASARAGETRFTDTRKDEQERCITIKSTAISLYYELSENDLAFIKQTKDGTGFLINLIDSPGHVDFSSEVTAALRVTDGALVVVDCVSGVCVQTETVLRQAIGERIKPVLMMNKMDRALLELQLEPEDLYQTFQRIVESVNVIISTYGDEENGPMGNLQVDPTHGTVGFGSGLHGWAFTLKQFAEMYAAKFAAKGQTQMTPAEHAKKVEDMMKKLWGDRYFDSTAGKFLKSATGADGTKHSRTFVALVLDPIFKVFAAIMNFNKEETAKLIQKLDIKLDADDKEKEGKPLLKAVMRRWLPAGEALLQMITIHLPSPVTAQRYRCDLLYEGPVDDDAAMGIKNCDPKAPLMVYISKMVPTNDKGRFYAFGRVFSGCVSTGLKVRIMGPNFVPGKKDDLYLKPIQRTILMMGRYVEPIEDVPCGNIVGLVGVDQFLVKTGTITTYEQAHNMKVMKFSVSPVVRVAVEVKNPADLPKLVEGLKRLSKSDPMVQCIIEESGEHIVAGAGELHLEICLKDLEEDHAGIPLKKSDPVVSYRETVSEESSVMCLSKSPNKHNRLFMKARPFEDGLAEDIEKGEVSSRQEMKARARYLADKYEWDVGEARKIWCFGPDGTGPNLLVDVTKGVQYLNEIKDSVVAGFQWAVKEGVLCEENMRAIRFDVHDVTLHADAIHRGGGQIIPTARRVLYACELTAEPRIMEPVYLVEIQCPECAIGGIYGVLNRRRGHVFEECQVVGTPMYVTKAYLPVMESFGFTADLRSNTGGQAFPQCVFDHWQILSGDPLDVATKPGTVVMETRKRKGLKEGVPALDNYLDKL; this is translated from the exons ATG GTGAACTTTACCATCGACCAGATCCGTGCCATCATGGACAAAAAGGCCAACATCCGTAACATGTCCGTGATTGCGCACGTCGATCATGGAAAATCAACTTTGACAGACTCGCTGGTATCAAAGGCTGGCATCATTGCCTCAGCTCGTGCTGGAGAGACCCGTTTCACCGACACGCGCAAAGATGAACAGGAGCGATGCATCACCATCAAGTCAAC CGCCATCTCCCTTTACTACGAGCTGTCCGAAAATGACTTGGCCTTCATAAAGCAGACCAAGGATGGCACTGGTTTCTTGATCAACCTGATTGACTCACCAGGACACGTTGACTTCTCCTCTGAAGTGACTGCTGCTCTCCGTGTCACTGACGGAGCCCTTGTTGTAGTGGATTGTGTGTCTG gtgtttgtgtgcaaaCTGAGACAGTGCTCCGTCAGGCCATTGGTGAGCGTATCAAGCCAGTTCTGATGATGAACAAGATGGACCGTGCCTTGCTGGAGTTGCAGCTTGAACCTGAAGACCTTTACCAGACTTTCCAGCGCATTGTTGAGTCAGTCAATGTCATCATTTCCACTTACGGAGATGAGGAAAATGGACCCATGGGCAACCTCCAG GTCGACCCAACCCACGGTACCGTTGGGTTTGGTTCTGGACTCCATGGCTGGGCTTTCACCCTGAAGCAGTTTGCTGAGATGTATGCAGCCAAGTTTGCTGCCAAGGGCCAAACTCAAATGACACCAGCTGAGCATGCCAAGAAGGTGGAAGACATGATGAAGAAGCTGTGGGGTGATAG GTACTTTGATTCTACCGCTGGAAAGTTCCTTAAGTCTGCTACTGGAGCTGATGGTACCAAGCACTCTCGCACCTTTGTTGCTCTTGTCCTGGATCCCATCTTCAAG GTGTTTGCTGCCATCATGAACTTCAATAAGGAGGAAACTGCCAAGCTGATCCAGAAGTTGGATATCAAGTTGGATGCTGATGACAAGGAAAAGGAGGGCAAGCCTCTCCTGAAGGCTGTGATGCGCCGCTGGCTGCCTGCCGGAGAAGCCCTGCTGCAAATGATCACCATCCATCTGCCTTCCCCTGTCACTGCTCAGAGGTACCGCTGCGACCTGCTCTATGAGGGACCTGTAGATGATGATGCTGCCATGG gtaTCAAGAACTGTGACCCTAAGGCTCCTTTGATGGTGTACATCTCAAAGATGGTCCCCACCAATGACAAGGGTCGCTTCTATGCATTCGGTCGCGTGTTCTCTGGGTGTGTCTCCACTGGCCTGAAAGTGCGCATTATGGGACCAAACTTTGTCCCTGGAAAGAAGGATGACCTGTATTTGAAGCCGATTCAGAG GACCATCTTGATGATGGGTCGTTACGTTGAGCCCATTGAAGATGTGCCATGTGGTAACATTGTGGGTCTGGTTGGAGTGGACCAGTTCCTCGTCAAGACTGGAACAATCACCACCTATGAGCAAGCACACAACATGAAAGTGATGAAGTTCAGTGTCAGCCCTGTGGTCAGAGTTGCTGTGGAAGTCAAAAACCCTGCCGACCTGCCTAAGCTGGTTGAGGGTCTGAAGCGTCTGTCCAAGTCTGATCCCATGGTGCAGTGCATCATTGAGGAGTCTGGAGAACACATTGTTGCTGGAGCTGGAGAGCTGCATCTGGAGATCTGTCTGAAGGATCTGGAGGAGGATCACGCTGGCATTCCACTCAAG aaatcTGATCCAGTGGTGTCCTACAGGGAGACTGTTAGCGAAGAATCAAGTGTTATGTGTCTGTCAAAGTCGCCCAACAAGCACAACCGTCTGTTCATGAAGGCCAGGCCCTTCGAGGATGGACTGGCAGAGGACATCGAAAAGGGTGAGGTGTCATCTCGTCAGGAAATGAAGGCCCGAGCCCGCTACCTTGCTGACAAGTACGAGTGGGATGTCGGTGAAGCCAGAAAGATCTGGTGCTTTGGACCCGATGGAACTGGCCCCAACCTTTTGGTGGATGTTACCAAGGGAGTGCAGTACCTTAATGAGATCAAGGACAGTGTTGTGGCTGGCTTCCAGTGGGCAGTAAAGGAG GGTGTTCTCTGTGAAGAGAACATGCGCGCCATTCGCTTCGACGTCCATGATGTGACTCTGCATGCCGATGCTATTCACCGTGGTGGTGGTCAGATTATTCCCACAGCTCGCAGAGTTCTGTACGCATGTGAGCTCACAGCCGAACCCAGAATAATGGAGCCCGTGTACCTGGTGGAGATCCAG TGTCCTGAGTGTGCAATTGGTGGAATTTACGGTGTACTGAACAGGAGGCGTGGGCATGTGTTTGAGGAGTGCCAAGTTGTGGGAACACCTATGTATGTCACCAAGGCTTACCTGCCTGTCATGGAGTCATTCG GTTTCACAGCTGACCTTCGTTCCAACACTGGTGGCCAGGCCTTCCCACAGTGTGTGTTCGACCATTGGCAGATCCTCAGCGGAGACCCACTTGATGTCGCAACCAAGCCTGGTACGGTTGTCATGGAGACACGCAAGCGTAAGGGTCTCAAGGAAGGTGTTCCAGCCCTGGACAACTACCTGGACAAATTGTAA